One window from the genome of Pararhizobium gei encodes:
- the mnmD gene encoding tRNA (5-methylaminomethyl-2-thiouridine)(34)-methyltransferase MnmD, whose protein sequence is MTRETPENEPAPDRQTLEWRDGDMPYSQEFGDHFYCREDGRLECGHVFLAGNGLPRRWERPGTFRIGELGFGTGLNFCETWRQWKETQTGGAHLHFVSFERFPMQAADIGRALSRWSEIDLERQTLTKSWPADPAGVVDCCFDRNVRLTVICGSAFDEIGRFAQAMDAWFLDGFAPRRNPDMWSDRLMRLIFCKTVDGGSFATYAAAGHVRRNLQAAGFTIERRSGFGNKREMLCGTKSLSLGPQP, encoded by the coding sequence ATGACACGCGAAACCCCGGAAAACGAGCCGGCACCGGACCGGCAGACGCTCGAATGGCGAGACGGCGATATGCCCTATTCGCAGGAGTTTGGCGACCATTTTTATTGCCGGGAGGACGGCCGACTGGAATGCGGCCATGTCTTTCTGGCTGGAAACGGCCTGCCACGGCGCTGGGAGCGGCCCGGCACGTTTCGCATCGGCGAACTCGGTTTCGGCACCGGGCTCAATTTCTGCGAGACATGGCGGCAGTGGAAAGAAACGCAAACCGGCGGCGCCCATCTTCACTTCGTCTCGTTCGAACGCTTTCCAATGCAGGCGGCGGATATCGGACGAGCCCTGTCGCGATGGTCCGAAATCGATTTGGAACGACAAACTCTTACAAAGAGCTGGCCGGCCGATCCGGCTGGCGTGGTGGATTGCTGTTTTGACCGTAACGTGCGCCTCACGGTGATTTGCGGGTCGGCTTTCGATGAGATCGGCCGCTTTGCACAGGCAATGGACGCCTGGTTTCTGGATGGCTTCGCGCCGCGGCGCAATCCGGATATGTGGTCCGACCGGCTGATGCGGCTGATATTCTGCAAGACTGTCGACGGAGGCAGCTTTGCGACCTATGCCGCCGCCGGTCACGTGCGCAGAAATCTTCAAGCCGCCGGCTTCACGATCGAAAGACGGTCCGGCTTCGGAAACAAGCGGGAAATGCTCTGCGGCACCAAATCGTTGTCCCTCGGGCCGCAACCCTAA
- a CDS encoding host attachment protein, producing MSTTWILAADGNQARLLKGVNFFKEGSQSPEQEIFQLDTKRAQDIMTDKPGRSHSSKGQGRSAMEYSSDPVREEQQRFTLDVAGTLDRYAQDGAFDRLVLCAAPQTLGDLRSMLSPATRAKTMVEINKDYSNLPTDKLISSVRAAMSS from the coding sequence ATGTCTACAACATGGATTCTGGCAGCTGACGGAAATCAAGCGCGCCTTCTCAAAGGCGTGAATTTTTTCAAGGAAGGTTCGCAAAGTCCGGAACAGGAAATCTTCCAGCTCGATACGAAACGCGCACAGGACATCATGACCGACAAGCCGGGGCGCAGCCACTCATCCAAAGGGCAGGGCCGCTCCGCGATGGAATATTCGAGCGATCCGGTACGCGAAGAGCAGCAGAGGTTCACCCTGGACGTTGCCGGCACGCTCGATCGCTACGCGCAGGATGGCGCTTTCGACCGCTTGGTCCTTTGTGCGGCGCCGCAGACCCTCGGCGATCTGCGTTCCATGCTGTCGCCTGCGACGCGGGCGAAAACCATGGTGGAAATCAACAAGGATTACAGCAATCTGCCGACTGACAAGCTGATCTCATCGGTGCGCGCCGCCATGTCGAGCTAA
- a CDS encoding DEAD/DEAH box helicase — MTTFKDLGLSEHVLSTLTSLGFDTPTPIQAEAIPLVMEGHDLIGLAQTGTGKTAAFGLPMIEKMLKDDKRPDPRNIRALVLAPTRELVNQIAANLKDFVKKTPLKIGLVVGGASINKQSEQLARGVDILVATPGRLLDLVARRAVTLTQARYLVLDEADQMLDLGFIHDLRKISKLVPKNRQTLLFSATMPKAIADLSSEYLSNPKRVEVTPPGKAADKVEQYVHFVQGASQKTELLKKSLTENPDGLALVFSRTKHGAEKLMKHLEHVGFSVASIHGNKSQGQRERALKNFRDGQTRVLVATDVAARGIDVPGVTHVYNYDLPEVADAYVHRIGRTARAGRDGIAIAFCAPDEIRLLRDIERLMHIDIAVASGEIPADRARPKGARGGNGAGARSNSGRPAGNGHAERRPRPAGGSDNVHRAERAAPSPFAGDDLLVTGEPRKQHRKGQGPAAQAAHEQAVAKRPGGNRNGRPGAKQGEWRNRNHGGGNAAGGQSREAGAGAQGQRKRVNAGPRRDEA; from the coding sequence TTGACCACTTTCAAAGACCTTGGCCTCTCCGAGCACGTGCTTTCGACCCTCACCTCCCTCGGGTTCGATACGCCGACGCCAATCCAGGCCGAAGCCATTCCGCTTGTCATGGAGGGCCATGACCTGATTGGTCTCGCCCAGACCGGCACCGGCAAGACGGCCGCGTTCGGCCTGCCGATGATCGAAAAGATGCTCAAGGACGACAAGCGTCCAGACCCCCGCAACATCCGCGCCCTCGTTCTGGCGCCGACCCGCGAACTGGTGAACCAGATTGCGGCGAACCTGAAGGACTTCGTCAAGAAGACCCCGCTGAAGATCGGCCTTGTCGTCGGCGGCGCATCAATCAACAAGCAGTCCGAGCAGCTCGCCCGCGGCGTCGATATTCTTGTTGCCACGCCGGGACGTCTTCTTGATCTCGTTGCCCGCCGTGCCGTCACCCTGACGCAGGCCCGTTACCTCGTTCTCGACGAAGCCGACCAGATGCTGGATCTCGGCTTCATCCATGACCTGCGCAAGATCTCCAAGCTGGTTCCGAAGAACCGCCAGACGCTGCTGTTCTCGGCAACGATGCCCAAGGCCATCGCCGATCTGTCCAGCGAATATCTGAGCAACCCCAAGCGCGTCGAAGTCACGCCTCCAGGCAAGGCTGCAGACAAGGTCGAGCAGTACGTGCACTTCGTCCAGGGCGCCAGCCAGAAGACCGAACTCCTGAAGAAGTCGCTGACCGAAAACCCGGATGGTCTTGCTCTGGTCTTCTCGCGCACCAAGCACGGCGCCGAAAAGCTGATGAAGCATCTTGAGCATGTCGGCTTCTCCGTCGCGTCGATCCACGGCAACAAGAGCCAGGGTCAGCGCGAGCGTGCCCTGAAGAATTTCCGTGACGGCCAGACCCGCGTTCTCGTCGCCACCGATGTTGCCGCCCGCGGCATCGACGTCCCCGGTGTGACGCACGTCTACAACTATGACCTGCCGGAAGTGGCGGACGCCTATGTCCATCGTATCGGCCGCACGGCCCGCGCCGGCCGCGATGGTATCGCCATCGCCTTCTGCGCTCCGGACGAAATCCGCCTGCTGCGCGACATCGAGCGCCTGATGCACATCGACATCGCCGTTGCCAGCGGCGAAATCCCCGCCGACCGCGCCCGCCCGAAGGGCGCACGCGGCGGCAATGGCGCCGGCGCGCGCAGCAATTCCGGGCGTCCGGCCGGCAACGGTCATGCGGAACGGCGGCCGCGTCCGGCCGGCGGCAGCGACAATGTTCACCGCGCCGAGCGTGCAGCACCGAGCCCGTTTGCAGGCGACGACCTTCTGGTGACCGGCGAGCCCAGGAAGCAGCACCGCAAGGGCCAGGGTCCGGCGGCCCAGGCCGCCCACGAACAGGCCGTTGCAAAGCGTCCCGGCGGCAACCGCAACGGACGTCCCGGCGCAAAGCAGGGCGAATGGCGCAACCGCAATCACGGCGGCGGCAATGCCGCCGGTGGCCAGAGCCGCGAAGCCGGCGCTGGCGCACAGGGACAACGCAAGCGTGTCAATGCAGGGCCGCGCCGCGACGAGGCGTAA
- a CDS encoding MarR family winged helix-turn-helix transcriptional regulator, with the protein MRIVSNAVSQEFARKVAAEDVTVAEWCFMRVLFDVDAMPPSALAEKMGMTKGAISKLADRLLAKGLLQRAENRQDKRAHSLSLTAAGRAKVPILASLADENEVACFGVLTKQEHETLDLILRALVERRELKTVPVE; encoded by the coding sequence ATGCGGATAGTGTCCAACGCCGTTTCACAGGAATTTGCGCGTAAGGTTGCGGCGGAAGACGTAACCGTTGCGGAATGGTGCTTCATGCGGGTCCTTTTTGATGTGGACGCCATGCCTCCATCGGCTCTTGCGGAGAAAATGGGTATGACGAAGGGCGCAATCAGCAAACTCGCGGACCGGCTGCTGGCCAAGGGTTTGTTGCAGCGGGCAGAGAACAGACAGGACAAGCGAGCGCACAGCCTTTCCCTGACCGCGGCAGGTCGAGCCAAGGTACCGATCCTCGCATCTCTTGCCGATGAAAACGAGGTCGCCTGTTTCGGTGTTCTGACAAAGCAGGAACATGAAACGCTGGACCTTATTCTAAGAGCCCTTGTCGAACGGCGCGAACTCAAAACCGTCCCGGTAGAGTAG
- a CDS encoding DUF1398 domain-containing protein, which yields MDAERISIANTCLDAAYDGSLTFPEIIGKLLAAGYESYMVDYRQNTQTYYLPDGETAMLEMPRSAGTVAAILDVPGVAALVRWAQTNGPDYSYKAFCEKVKAAGCAGYIVSFPGRRVVYFGRTAETHVEHFPN from the coding sequence ATGGACGCGGAACGGATTTCCATTGCCAACACCTGCCTGGATGCAGCCTATGACGGCAGCCTGACTTTCCCGGAGATCATTGGCAAACTTCTCGCTGCCGGCTATGAATCCTATATGGTCGACTACCGCCAGAACACGCAGACCTACTACCTCCCCGATGGCGAGACTGCGATGCTGGAGATGCCGCGCTCGGCGGGCACGGTCGCTGCCATTCTGGATGTCCCCGGCGTCGCGGCGCTGGTGCGGTGGGCGCAGACGAACGGTCCGGACTACAGCTACAAGGCGTTCTGCGAGAAGGTCAAAGCCGCAGGCTGCGCGGGCTACATCGTCTCGTTTCCCGGACGCCGCGTGGTGTATTTCGGCCGCACGGCCGAAACCCATGTGGAGCACTTCCCAAATTGA
- a CDS encoding DMT family transporter produces MTLDRLAPAIFVLLWSTGWVMAKYAAIYADPLTFLVLRYLFAAVLFIGFCILTGAVWPKNWTMAGHAVISGVFLHGLYLGAVWWAIGQGVPAAISGIIAGLQPLMTAVVAPALIGEDLSTQQKIGLGLGFLGIALAVVPKVLTIDTGATPIHMFPVVVNVLGMAAAAYGTIYQKQYLQDGDIRSIATLQYVGALIVTIPAVLLLENMRVIWSIQLFAALGWAVLVLSMGAVALLLYLIRRGQVSKAASLIYLVPPLAAVQAWLLFDEPLTLPMIIGTVIAVAGVYLTNRRAGE; encoded by the coding sequence ATGACCCTTGACCGCTTGGCACCGGCCATTTTCGTCCTGCTCTGGTCGACGGGATGGGTGATGGCGAAATATGCCGCCATCTATGCCGATCCGCTGACCTTTCTGGTTCTGCGCTATCTGTTCGCGGCGGTGCTGTTCATCGGCTTTTGTATCCTGACCGGCGCCGTGTGGCCGAAAAACTGGACAATGGCCGGGCATGCGGTGATTTCCGGCGTTTTCCTGCATGGGCTTTATCTCGGTGCCGTATGGTGGGCGATCGGGCAAGGCGTCCCTGCGGCGATTTCCGGCATCATCGCCGGCTTGCAGCCGCTTATGACAGCCGTGGTGGCGCCGGCGCTGATCGGTGAAGATCTGTCGACCCAGCAGAAAATCGGGCTTGGGCTCGGTTTCCTCGGCATAGCGCTCGCCGTTGTGCCGAAGGTCTTGACGATCGACACAGGCGCAACGCCAATCCATATGTTCCCTGTTGTCGTCAATGTTCTCGGCATGGCCGCCGCCGCCTATGGTACGATCTACCAGAAGCAATATCTGCAGGACGGGGACATCCGCTCCATCGCAACGCTTCAATATGTCGGTGCGCTGATCGTCACCATACCGGCGGTCTTGTTGCTGGAGAACATGCGCGTGATCTGGAGCATTCAGCTGTTTGCTGCTCTCGGGTGGGCGGTGCTCGTCCTTTCGATGGGGGCCGTTGCCTTGCTGCTCTATCTGATCCGGCGCGGACAAGTGTCGAAGGCCGCTTCGCTGATCTATCTCGTCCCGCCATTGGCGGCCGTGCAGGCGTGGCTGTTGTTCGATGAGCCCCTGACGCTGCCGATGATCATCGGCACGGTGATAGCGGTTGCGGGGGTTTACCTGACGAACAGGCGAGCCGGTGAATGA
- a CDS encoding circularly permuted type 2 ATP-grasp protein: protein MMNADNSPRQPYTTYNDWYAAQDKARLIAKSREAENIFRKTGITFAVYGHADSAEKLIPFDLIPRIISGREWRKLALGIEQRVIALNAFLDDIYHKQEIIKAGRVPRELIERNVAFLPQMIGFRPPGGVYTHIVGTDIVRTGEDQFYVLEDNARTPSGVSYMLENRETMMQMFPELFHQNRVRPVENYPYLLRHSLASLAPQGCEGKPRVAVLTPGIYNSAYYEHAFLADMMGVELVEGSDLRVIDGKVKMRTTRGYEAIDVLYRRVDDDYLDPLTFRPESALGIPGIMDVYRAGNITIANAPGTGICDDKAIYSYMPEIVEFYTGRKALLENVPTWRCSEADSLKYVLENLADLVVKEVHGSGGYGMLVGPTASKKERTLFAEKLKARPSNYIAQPTLSLSTVPILVNKGIAPRHVDLRPYVLVSDKVQIIPGGLTRVALKAGSLVVNSSQGGGTKDTWVLED from the coding sequence ATGATGAATGCGGACAATAGCCCGCGCCAGCCTTACACGACCTACAATGATTGGTATGCAGCCCAGGACAAGGCCCGCCTGATCGCGAAATCGAGAGAAGCCGAAAACATTTTTCGAAAGACGGGCATCACCTTCGCGGTTTACGGCCATGCCGACAGTGCCGAAAAACTCATCCCCTTCGATCTGATCCCACGCATCATTTCGGGTCGTGAATGGCGCAAGCTGGCTCTGGGCATCGAGCAGCGTGTCATCGCGCTCAACGCCTTCCTCGACGACATCTACCACAAGCAGGAGATCATCAAGGCCGGCCGCGTCCCCCGCGAGTTGATCGAGCGCAATGTCGCTTTCCTGCCGCAGATGATCGGCTTCCGGCCGCCCGGCGGCGTCTACACGCACATCGTTGGCACCGATATCGTGCGCACCGGCGAAGACCAGTTCTATGTTCTGGAGGACAATGCCCGCACGCCGTCCGGTGTCAGCTACATGCTGGAAAACCGCGAAACGATGATGCAGATGTTTCCCGAACTTTTCCATCAGAACCGGGTCCGCCCGGTGGAGAATTATCCCTATCTCCTGCGGCACAGCCTTGCATCGCTGGCACCGCAGGGCTGCGAGGGCAAGCCGCGGGTCGCGGTTCTCACGCCCGGTATCTATAACTCAGCCTATTACGAACACGCCTTCCTTGCCGACATGATGGGCGTCGAGCTGGTCGAAGGCTCCGACCTGCGCGTCATCGATGGCAAGGTGAAGATGCGCACAACGCGCGGCTACGAGGCGATCGACGTGCTCTACCGCCGGGTAGACGACGATTACCTTGATCCACTGACCTTCAGACCGGAATCGGCGCTCGGCATTCCCGGCATCATGGACGTCTATCGCGCCGGCAACATTACCATCGCCAACGCCCCCGGCACAGGGATCTGCGACGACAAGGCAATCTATTCCTACATGCCGGAGATCGTCGAATTCTACACCGGCCGCAAGGCGCTGCTTGAAAACGTGCCGACCTGGCGCTGTTCGGAAGCCGACAGCTTGAAATACGTGCTTGAGAACCTTGCCGACCTCGTCGTGAAGGAGGTTCATGGCTCTGGCGGTTATGGCATGCTTGTGGGGCCGACGGCCTCGAAGAAGGAAAGGACGCTTTTTGCCGAAAAGCTCAAGGCCCGTCCCAGCAACTATATCGCACAGCCGACGCTTTCTCTGTCTACGGTGCCGATCCTCGTCAACAAGGGCATAGCGCCACGCCATGTGGACCTTCGTCCCTATGTCCTCGTATCCGATAAGGTGCAGATCATTCCAGGCGGGCTAACCCGCGTGGCTTTGAAGGCCGGCTCACTGGTGGTGAATTCCAGTCAGGGCGGTGGCACCAAGGATACCTGGGTTCTGGAGGACTGA
- a CDS encoding alpha-E domain-containing protein → MLGRTANGLNWMFRYIERAENSARLIDAGMRMSLTRSQATEDDWDGVLQSSGVRDIYDDQYESLTSADAIDFLLRDQSNPSSVMSCIDSSRNNARMVRTALTRETWEATNECWLDLKTMLSRRVKPADLPEVIDAIKRRTGLIRGAFHGTMLRNEIFNFSRIGTFIERADNTARILDVKYYVLLPAVSQVGSSIDNVQWESILRSVSAHRSYGWVYEAEYKPSNIADFLILNGRMPRSLAYCYEKIVSNLGYLAREYGETHAAHATASETLSSLRSHSIKDVMDQGLHEYIENFIGYNNRLGQEISDGYRFN, encoded by the coding sequence ATGCTTGGAAGAACCGCAAACGGTCTGAACTGGATGTTCCGCTATATCGAGCGCGCCGAAAACTCGGCCCGGCTGATTGATGCCGGCATGCGCATGTCGCTGACGCGCAGCCAGGCCACCGAGGACGATTGGGACGGGGTGCTGCAAAGCTCCGGCGTTCGCGACATCTATGACGATCAATACGAAAGCCTGACCAGCGCCGATGCAATAGACTTTCTGCTGCGCGACCAATCGAACCCGTCGAGCGTCATGTCCTGCATCGATTCGAGCAGAAACAATGCCCGCATGGTGCGCACGGCGCTCACGCGCGAAACCTGGGAAGCGACCAATGAATGCTGGCTCGACCTGAAGACCATGCTGTCGCGCCGTGTAAAGCCGGCCGATCTTCCCGAGGTGATCGATGCCATCAAGCGCAGGACAGGTCTGATCCGGGGGGCCTTCCACGGGACGATGCTGCGCAACGAGATCTTCAATTTCTCCCGCATCGGCACATTCATCGAGCGCGCCGACAACACCGCTCGCATCCTGGACGTGAAATATTACGTTCTTCTCCCTGCTGTCTCCCAGGTCGGCTCGTCGATCGACAATGTGCAGTGGGAATCGATCCTGCGTTCGGTATCTGCGCATCGATCCTATGGCTGGGTCTATGAGGCCGAATATAAACCGTCGAACATCGCCGACTTCCTTATTCTCAACGGCCGGATGCCACGCTCGCTGGCTTATTGTTACGAGAAGATCGTCAGCAACCTCGGATATCTCGCCCGTGAATACGGGGAAACCCATGCTGCCCACGCAACTGCTTCAGAGACGCTTTCGTCCCTGCGCAGTCATTCTATTAAGGACGTGATGGACCAGGGGCTGCACGAATATATCGAGAACTTCATCGGCTACAACAACCGTCTGGGACAGGAAATCTCCGACGGCTACCGGTTCAACTGA
- a CDS encoding transglutaminase family protein: MRLKISHTTEYTYDGPVQYSLQRLRLTPLTQPGQTIISWETSVEGARMELGYDDHFGNRVNLVSVNGDQLSIRITASGEVETEDKAGVYGLHQAYAPLWLYLRETPLTKTAKPIRNLAKAMTGDTDLAKMHALMGTINETVDYRQGETGTETTAEEALLQRSGVCQDHAHIMIAAARTLALPARYVSGYLMIEDQTEQTASHAWAEIYLEGLGWVGFDAANNVCPDDRYVRIACGLDYRDAAPISGLVHGSAKETLKVGLTVEQQEQSQTQSQ, encoded by the coding sequence ATGCGCTTGAAGATCAGCCACACGACGGAATATACCTATGACGGCCCAGTGCAGTATTCGCTGCAGCGGCTGCGGCTGACGCCCCTGACACAGCCAGGCCAGACCATCATCAGTTGGGAGACGTCCGTCGAGGGCGCCAGGATGGAATTGGGCTATGACGATCATTTCGGCAATCGGGTCAATCTCGTCAGCGTCAATGGCGATCAGCTATCGATCCGTATAACGGCATCGGGCGAAGTTGAAACCGAGGACAAGGCCGGCGTTTATGGGTTGCATCAGGCCTATGCACCACTCTGGCTTTATCTGCGGGAAACGCCGCTGACGAAAACCGCAAAACCGATCCGCAATCTGGCGAAGGCGATGACAGGCGATACGGATCTGGCCAAGATGCACGCCCTGATGGGCACCATCAATGAAACCGTCGACTACAGGCAAGGCGAAACAGGCACCGAGACCACGGCCGAGGAGGCTTTGCTGCAACGAAGTGGCGTGTGTCAGGATCACGCGCATATCATGATCGCCGCTGCCCGCACGCTCGCGCTGCCGGCTCGTTATGTCTCCGGATATCTTATGATCGAGGATCAAACGGAGCAGACGGCAAGCCATGCCTGGGCCGAGATTTACCTGGAAGGGCTTGGCTGGGTCGGCTTCGACGCTGCCAACAATGTTTGCCCGGACGATCGCTATGTGCGCATTGCCTGCGGCCTGGACTATCGCGACGCCGCACCGATTTCGGGACTGGTCCATGGATCCGCCAAGGAGACCCTGAAGGTGGGCCTGACTGTCGAGCAGCAGGAACAGAGTCAGACGCAGAGTCAGTAA
- a CDS encoding type II toxin-antitoxin system VapC family toxin, which yields MILIDTHVLIWAVHDDPRLGSQARAIIDQTTRQSLILVSAITPWEIALLAEKGRIALGDDVGRWLDRTLALPNVQLAPLEASIAVGSVRLPGSFHADPADRIIVATARFHQVPLMTADQAILDYGAKGHVATLAASS from the coding sequence TTGATTCTCATCGACACCCATGTGCTGATCTGGGCCGTGCACGATGATCCAAGACTTGGCTCCCAAGCACGAGCGATCATTGATCAGACGACGCGACAAAGCCTCATCCTGGTTTCGGCGATCACACCCTGGGAAATAGCACTGCTTGCAGAAAAAGGCCGAATTGCACTCGGCGATGATGTCGGTCGCTGGCTCGACCGCACACTTGCCTTGCCGAATGTACAACTCGCCCCTCTAGAGGCCTCGATCGCTGTTGGCAGCGTTCGGCTCCCAGGTAGTTTTCACGCCGATCCAGCCGATCGAATCATCGTCGCTACGGCGCGGTTTCATCAGGTGCCGTTGATGACAGCAGACCAGGCCATTCTTGATTATGGCGCAAAAGGTCATGTAGCCACCCTTGCCGCCTCGTCGTGA
- a CDS encoding type II toxin-antitoxin system Phd/YefM family antitoxin, protein MSVKAIAAAEFKAKCLNLIDQMRADGEPITITKRGKPVAVLSPVPAEHRHTSIIGAMKGSVLMFDDPFSPAAYADEWDVNR, encoded by the coding sequence ATGTCTGTAAAGGCAATCGCAGCCGCCGAATTCAAGGCGAAATGCCTTAATCTCATCGATCAAATGCGTGCGGATGGCGAACCGATTACCATCACCAAGCGTGGGAAACCTGTGGCCGTGTTGTCGCCTGTACCCGCTGAGCACCGTCATACCAGCATCATCGGTGCGATGAAGGGCAGTGTCTTAATGTTCGACGACCCGTTTTCTCCGGCCGCCTATGCTGACGAATGGGACGTGAACCGTTGA
- the araD gene encoding L-arabinonate dehydratase, producing the protein MFKKAEWPRKLRSQEWYGGTSRDVIYHRGWMKNQGYPHDLFDGRPVIGILNTWSDMTPCNGHLRELAEKVKAGIWEAGGFPMEVPVFSASENTFRPTAMMYRNLAALAVEEAIRGQPMDGCVLLVGCDKTTPSLIMGAASVDLPSIVVTGGPMLNGYFRGERVGSGTHLWKFSEMVKAGEMTQEEFLEAEASMSRSSGTCNTMGTASTMASMAEALGMALSGNAAIPGVDSRRKVMAQLTGRRIVQMVKDDLKPSDIMTKQAFENAIRTNAAIGGSTNAVIHLLAMAGRVGIDLTLDDWDRCGRDVPTIVNLMPSGKYLMEEFFYAGGLPVVLKRLGEAGLLHRDALTVSGETMWDEVKDVVNWNEDVILPAEKALTQSGGIVVLRGNLAPKGAVLKPSAASPHLLTHRGRAVVFEDIDDYKAKINDDNLDIDETCIMVMKNCGPKGYPGMAEVGNMGLPPKVLKKGITDMVRISDARMSGTAYGTVVLHTSPEAAVGGPLAVVKNGDMIEIDVPNRRLHLDISEEELSQRLVAWQPQHDLPTSGYAWLHQQHVQGADTGADLDFLKGCRGSAVGKDSH; encoded by the coding sequence ATGTTTAAGAAAGCGGAATGGCCGCGCAAGCTGCGCTCGCAGGAATGGTACGGCGGCACGAGCCGGGACGTGATCTACCACCGCGGCTGGATGAAGAACCAGGGATATCCGCACGACCTGTTCGACGGCCGTCCTGTGATCGGCATCCTCAACACCTGGTCGGACATGACGCCGTGCAATGGACATTTGCGCGAGCTTGCCGAGAAGGTGAAGGCCGGCATATGGGAAGCCGGCGGCTTCCCGATGGAAGTTCCGGTATTTTCCGCGTCCGAAAATACCTTCCGTCCGACCGCGATGATGTACCGCAACCTTGCAGCTCTTGCCGTCGAGGAAGCCATTCGCGGCCAACCGATGGATGGCTGCGTGCTTCTGGTCGGTTGCGACAAGACCACGCCGTCGCTGATCATGGGCGCCGCCTCCGTCGATCTGCCGTCGATCGTCGTCACCGGCGGACCGATGCTCAACGGTTATTTCCGTGGCGAACGCGTTGGTTCCGGGACACATCTCTGGAAGTTCTCCGAGATGGTGAAGGCCGGCGAGATGACGCAGGAGGAGTTCCTCGAAGCAGAGGCCTCGATGAGCCGTTCCTCGGGCACCTGCAACACGATGGGCACCGCTTCCACCATGGCCTCGATGGCCGAAGCGCTCGGCATGGCTTTGTCGGGCAATGCGGCGATCCCGGGCGTCGACAGCCGCCGCAAGGTCATGGCGCAGCTCACCGGCCGGCGCATCGTCCAGATGGTCAAGGACGACCTGAAGCCATCCGATATCATGACGAAGCAGGCCTTTGAAAATGCCATCCGCACCAATGCTGCGATCGGTGGTTCGACCAACGCCGTTATCCACCTGCTCGCCATGGCCGGCCGCGTCGGCATCGACCTGACGCTGGACGACTGGGACCGTTGCGGCCGCGATGTTCCCACGATCGTCAACCTGATGCCGTCGGGCAAGTACCTCATGGAAGAGTTTTTCTATGCCGGCGGCCTGCCGGTCGTGTTGAAGCGCCTCGGCGAGGCTGGTCTTCTGCACCGGGACGCCCTGACGGTTTCCGGCGAAACCATGTGGGATGAGGTGAAGGATGTCGTCAACTGGAACGAGGACGTGATTCTGCCAGCTGAAAAGGCATTGACGCAATCCGGCGGCATCGTGGTGCTGCGCGGCAATCTCGCACCGAAGGGCGCGGTGCTCAAGCCCTCTGCCGCCTCGCCGCATCTCTTGACGCACCGGGGCAGGGCGGTGGTGTTCGAGGACATCGACGACTACAAGGCGAAGATCAACGACGACAATCTCGACATCGACGAGACCTGCATCATGGTGATGAAGAACTGTGGACCAAAGGGCTATCCCGGCATGGCCGAGGTCGGCAATATGGGGCTTCCCCCAAAAGTGCTGAAGAAGGGCATTACCGACATGGTGCGCATTTCCGACGCCCGGATGTCCGGAACAGCCTATGGCACCGTCGTGCTGCACACTTCGCCGGAAGCGGCTGTTGGCGGACCGCTGGCCGTGGTGAAGAACGGCGACATGATCGAGATCGACGTGCCGAACCGTCGCCTGCATCTGGACATTTCCGAAGAGGAACTGTCGCAGCGCCTCGTCGCCTGGCAGCCGCAGCATGATCTGCCGACATCCGGATATGCGTGGCTTCACCAACAGCATGTTCAAGGGGCCGATACCGGCGCCGATCTCGACTTCCTCAAGGGATGTCGCGGAAGTGCCGTTGGCAAGGACAGTCACTGA